The genomic segment CGGGCGAGTTTCGGTCGAACGAGAACGTCGGCGGCTTCCAGGCCCTGGACTGATACCGCACACCACGCCCAGCCGCCTCGTGGGCCTCGGGCGGCAACGCCCGGTCCCCGAGGCCGGCCGGGCCCGCGCACGTGCGGCCGGTAGGGGCCACGCAAGTTGCGCGGTGGGAGCGCCGTGGCTCCATCACGAAGCGACGCTCAGCGCCGCGATGAGTTTCCGCAACGGCGCCGGTCTGCACGGATATGAAAACTCACACGCTCGAAACAGCCGGCGCCGACCTCGTCTATGACGTTCGTGGGCCACTGCCGACCACGGACGGACGCCCGCCGTTGTTCATGATCGGGCAGCCTATGGACGCCACCGGCTTCGCCGCGCTCGCAGCGCGCTTCCCCGAGCGGACCGTGGTCACCTATGATCCGCGCGGGCTCGGTCGCAGCACCCGTAGGGACGGGCGGGTCGACCACATGCCGCAGACCCAGGCCGACGATGTGCACGCCGTCATCGAGGCGCTCGGGGCCGGGGCGGTCGAGATGTTCGCCAGTAGCGGCGGAGCGGTCACCGCGCTCGTGCTCGTGGCGAAGTATCCCGCGGACGTGACCATTCTGGTCGCGCACGAGCCGCCGCTCATCACCCTCACGCCGGACGGCCCGGCGGCCGCGCGGGCCCGGGCCGAAGTCCGGGACGCTTACGAGAAGCGGGGATGGGGGGCCGGGATGGCCGCGTTCGTCGCCATGACCTCATGGGAGGGAGAGTTCACCGACGCGTACTTCGCGCGGCCGGATGCCGATCCCGCCGCGTTCGGGATGCCCACGCACGATGACGGCTCACGTGACGATCCGCTGCTGTCCGACCGGTCATGGGCGATCAGCGGATATCGGCCGGATGCCGACGCGATCGCCGCTTCGCCGACCCGCGTCGTGATCGCCGTCGGCGAGGAGTCCGAAAACGTGCAGACCGGACGCACCTCCGTCGCGACCGCCGCACTCCTCGGGCAGCCGGTGACCGTGTTCCCGAGTCATCACGGTGGGTTCTGTGATGGACAATTCGGATATCCGGGGAAGCCGGACGAGTTCGCGCACCGCCTGCGGAAGGTGCTCGAGGGCGCCCCGTAGCGGCTTGGCGATCGTTGTCGAAGGGGCGGGGCCGGCCACCAAGTGAGCCCTCGCGCGACCGACACGGACGAGGGCCGAAGCCGGGCCGGTGGTTTCGACTTCGGCAGGGCCGCGTTCGTCGATCCGGAACCGGACACGCACGTCCCGACTACGTCCGGGTGCTCGGCGCTGGACACGGCCGGTGTCGGCGGCGGCCGGTAGGCCGGTGTGCATCGCCGCGAGCGCCCGGCGGCGATGGACCGCGATGTCGTCGGGATCGGGGGCTCACTCCTGCCGGCACTTCTGGTGATTGCCCGTCGGGTCCTCGGGCCTCGGCACGCGGCCGTCGCCGTTCCCGGAGGCGGAGCACTTTTGTCCACTGCTGATCCGGCTTGCCGTGCTCATCCATCACACGCGACGCCGACCGCACCTTTGGATGGAAACGGAGGGCACCACCCGCCCGCGCACACGACCGGGGCCACGATGCCGGAGTTGTCGCTCGATCCCTCGTCCCGGTACGGGTGACGTCCCGTTGGACAACCGCGACACCGCACGCGCACCGCGCCCGCGCCGACGCGGTATTCCTGCGCGGCGACATGCGCGAGCCGCCCGAGATCGCACCCGTCGGATTCTTCACCCCCGAGCAGGACCTCGATGTCCTGCACGCGTTCCACCGCGCGCTGCGCCCCGGTGGGCTACTGCCGATGCACACCATGGTGACCGTGCCCGGGCTGACCGACGGCCGCATCCCGGCCGAGGAACGACGCCGACTCCCCGGCGGACGCCACCTGATCGCCCGCCGCCACCTCGACCCCGACACCCGACGCGAGCACGGGGAACACGCCGTGACCCCCTGCGACGTCCGTGTCTACACACCGGACGAGTACACCGGTCTGTGCCGCCGGGCCGGTTTCACCGCCACCACCTGCCACGGCGCCTCCTACCG from the Embleya scabrispora genome contains:
- a CDS encoding alpha/beta fold hydrolase yields the protein MKTHTLETAGADLVYDVRGPLPTTDGRPPLFMIGQPMDATGFAALAARFPERTVVTYDPRGLGRSTRRDGRVDHMPQTQADDVHAVIEALGAGAVEMFASSGGAVTALVLVAKYPADVTILVAHEPPLITLTPDGPAAARARAEVRDAYEKRGWGAGMAAFVAMTSWEGEFTDAYFARPDADPAAFGMPTHDDGSRDDPLLSDRSWAISGYRPDADAIAASPTRVVIAVGEESENVQTGRTSVATAALLGQPVTVFPSHHGGFCDGQFGYPGKPDEFAHRLRKVLEGAP